The following proteins come from a genomic window of Mycolicibacterium rufum:
- a CDS encoding MmcQ/YjbR family DNA-binding protein, with product MSDRPATVDDVHAIAAGMPHVTTIVGPRAGNPIYQVGGKSFVFFRTPRPDAVDPDTGKKYPDVIVIWVESEADKLALTQDPESPFFTTSHFDGHPSVLVRASRLGEIGVAELRELIQDAWLSRASKRRAAQWLSRDG from the coding sequence GTGAGTGACCGGCCCGCCACCGTCGACGACGTGCACGCGATCGCGGCGGGGATGCCGCACGTGACCACCATCGTCGGCCCGCGGGCGGGCAACCCCATCTACCAGGTGGGTGGCAAGTCGTTCGTGTTCTTCCGGACCCCGCGGCCGGATGCCGTCGATCCCGACACGGGGAAGAAGTATCCCGACGTCATCGTGATCTGGGTGGAGTCCGAGGCCGACAAGCTCGCGCTGACGCAGGACCCCGAGTCGCCGTTCTTCACCACGTCGCACTTCGACGGGCACCCGTCGGTGCTCGTGCGCGCGAGCCGGCTCGGTGAGATCGGGGTGGCCGAGCTGCGCGAGCTGATCCAGGACGCTTGGCTGTCCCGGGCGTCGAAACGGCGTGCCGCGCAGTGGCTCAGCCGGGACGGGTGA
- a CDS encoding metallophosphoesterase family protein, which translates to MRLLLIADTHVPKRARDLPPQVWDAVDAADVVIHAGDWVEPGLLDALEARSRRLVACWGNNDGDELRRRLPERADVELGGLRFTVTHETGGATGRDARMAAAYPDTDVLVFGHSHIPWDTTTHTGLRLLNPGSPTDRRRQPYCTYMTATAAGGALTDVHLHRVPRRE; encoded by the coding sequence GTGCGCCTTCTGCTGATCGCCGACACGCACGTCCCGAAGCGGGCCCGCGACCTCCCGCCGCAGGTGTGGGACGCGGTCGATGCCGCGGACGTGGTGATCCACGCCGGGGACTGGGTGGAGCCCGGACTACTCGATGCGCTCGAAGCGCGATCCCGGCGTCTCGTGGCCTGCTGGGGCAACAACGACGGTGACGAACTGCGCCGCCGGCTGCCCGAACGGGCCGACGTCGAACTCGGCGGCCTGCGCTTCACGGTGACCCACGAGACCGGGGGCGCCACCGGCCGTGACGCCAGGATGGCGGCGGCCTACCCGGACACCGACGTCCTGGTGTTCGGGCACAGCCACATCCCGTGGGACACCACCACGCACACCGGTCTGCGGCTGCTCAATCCGGGCTCGCCGACCGACCGGCGCCGGCAGCCGTACTGCACCTACATGACCGCGACGGCCGCCGGCGGTGCGCTGACCGACGTGCACCTGCACCGGGTGCCCCGCCGTGAGTGA
- a CDS encoding WXG100 family type VII secretion target: MSELVVDLAQLRAAITHMEDFGRDVTEILADVEHTMAALRGSWQGEGSDAQAQAQQQWDDGAEQMKQALSALQKVADAAHGNYTDAVTRNGQMWQT, translated from the coding sequence ATGAGCGAACTCGTGGTGGATCTCGCCCAGTTGCGTGCGGCGATCACCCATATGGAGGACTTCGGTCGCGACGTCACCGAGATCCTCGCCGACGTCGAGCACACGATGGCGGCACTGCGGGGGTCGTGGCAGGGCGAGGGGTCCGACGCGCAGGCGCAGGCCCAGCAGCAATGGGACGACGGCGCCGAGCAGATGAAGCAGGCACTGTCGGCGCTGCAGAAGGTCGCCGACGCGGCGCACGGGAACTACACCGACGCGGTCACCAGGAACGGACAGATGTGGCAGACGTGA
- a CDS encoding alkyl/aryl-sulfatase: MEHKPPTATIEAAHRAHLSSLPFDDTRDFEDADRGFIAAQKPCVITAADGRVVWDNDVYDFLRGDAPSSVHPSLWRQSQLVAKQGLYEVVKGIYQVRGFDLSNITFVEGDTGIIVIDPLVSTEVAAAALALYRQHRGDRAVTAVIYTHSHVDHFGGVLGVTSQADVDAGTVAVLAPEGFTQHAVQENVYAGTAMTRRAAYMYGAVLDRGPQGQVGCGLGQTPSLGEVAIIVPTIDIRETGETHTIDGVEIEFQMAPGTEAPAEMHFYFPRFRALCMAENATHNLHNLLTLRGALVRDPHGWAGYLTEAIDTFADRADVVFASHHWPTWGRERIVEFLSLQRDLYAYLHDQTLRQLNQGYTGIEIAETFAMPPALEKAWHAHGYYGSVSHNVKAVYQRYMGWFDGNPGRLWPHPPEAIGPRYVAAMGGLDRVVEIAQQAFDDGDFRWAATLLDHAIFTDENHAAARALYADTLEQLAYGAETATWRNFFLAGATELREANFGTPTQTTSPSMLSQLTPEQMFDVLAISVNGPRAWDLDLSIDVTFLDTATNYRLTLRNGVLVYRRTDADENTAQATIRLATKVRLLSLAAGDATSPGVEITGDAAVLEKLVGVLDKPDPGFDIVTP; this comes from the coding sequence ATGGAGCACAAGCCACCCACCGCGACGATCGAGGCGGCGCACCGCGCACATCTGAGCAGCCTGCCGTTCGACGACACCCGGGATTTCGAGGACGCCGACCGCGGCTTCATCGCCGCGCAGAAACCCTGCGTCATCACCGCCGCCGACGGCCGGGTGGTGTGGGACAACGACGTCTATGACTTCCTCCGTGGCGACGCCCCGAGCAGCGTGCATCCCAGCCTGTGGCGCCAGTCCCAGCTGGTCGCCAAGCAGGGGCTCTACGAGGTGGTCAAGGGCATCTACCAGGTGCGCGGGTTCGATCTGTCCAACATCACGTTCGTCGAGGGCGACACCGGCATCATCGTGATCGACCCGCTGGTGTCCACCGAGGTGGCCGCCGCGGCGTTGGCGCTGTACCGGCAGCACCGGGGCGACCGCGCCGTCACCGCCGTCATCTACACCCACAGTCACGTCGACCATTTCGGCGGTGTGCTCGGGGTGACCTCTCAGGCCGACGTCGATGCCGGCACGGTCGCGGTGCTGGCGCCGGAGGGCTTCACCCAGCACGCCGTGCAGGAGAACGTCTACGCCGGGACGGCCATGACCCGGCGCGCCGCCTACATGTACGGCGCGGTCCTCGACCGGGGTCCGCAGGGCCAGGTGGGCTGCGGTCTCGGCCAGACCCCGTCGCTCGGTGAGGTCGCGATCATCGTGCCGACGATCGACATCCGCGAGACCGGGGAGACCCACACCATCGACGGCGTGGAGATCGAATTCCAGATGGCGCCGGGCACCGAGGCGCCGGCCGAGATGCACTTCTACTTCCCGCGGTTCCGGGCGCTGTGCATGGCCGAGAACGCGACGCACAACCTGCACAACCTGCTGACGCTGCGGGGCGCGCTGGTGCGCGATCCGCACGGCTGGGCCGGCTACCTCACCGAGGCCATCGACACCTTCGCCGACCGCGCCGACGTCGTGTTCGCCTCGCACCACTGGCCGACGTGGGGCAGGGAGCGCATCGTCGAATTCCTGTCGCTGCAACGCGACCTCTACGCCTACCTGCACGACCAGACCCTGCGGCAGCTCAACCAGGGGTACACGGGCATCGAGATCGCCGAGACGTTCGCGATGCCGCCCGCGCTGGAGAAGGCCTGGCACGCCCACGGCTACTACGGCTCGGTGAGCCACAACGTCAAGGCGGTCTATCAGCGCTACATGGGTTGGTTCGACGGGAATCCCGGCCGGCTGTGGCCGCACCCGCCCGAAGCGATCGGACCCCGGTACGTCGCGGCGATGGGCGGCCTCGACCGCGTCGTCGAGATCGCCCAGCAGGCCTTCGACGACGGTGACTTCCGATGGGCAGCAACGCTTCTCGATCACGCGATCTTCACCGACGAGAACCATGCCGCGGCGCGGGCACTGTACGCCGACACCCTCGAGCAGCTGGCCTACGGCGCGGAGACCGCGACCTGGCGCAATTTCTTCCTGGCCGGCGCCACCGAACTGCGCGAGGCCAACTTCGGCACCCCCACGCAGACCACGTCGCCGTCGATGCTGTCCCAGCTCACGCCCGAGCAGATGTTCGACGTGCTGGCGATCAGCGTCAACGGGCCCCGGGCCTGGGACCTCGACCTGTCGATCGACGTCACGTTCCTCGACACCGCCACCAACTACCGGTTGACGCTGCGCAACGGCGTGCTGGTCTACCGCAGGACCGACGCCGACGAGAACACGGCCCAGGCGACGATCCGGCTGGCCACCAAGGTCCGGCTGCTCAGCCTGGCGGCCGGCGACGCGACGTCGCCGGGTGTCGAGATCACCGGGGACGCCGCCGTTCTCGAGAAGCTCGTCGGTGTCCTGGACAAGCCCGACCCCGGGTTCGACATCGTGACGCCGTGA
- a CDS encoding Imm61 family immunity protein: protein MTAPEFSSALVQWAASAGYALTPQDPSGAAVFWTDPGGEIRSYIRSSSDGYTITTAERASDEQFDLFAPSMETIERYLVSKFATRVRSRRGLPRLKIPTTVDSIAPGYRVGDADAEGFRTLSDDEGVVVATALGNMSAVTKLVKLSHLVSPPLAEVLAAFEDPRGRPLYTV from the coding sequence GTGACAGCGCCGGAGTTCTCCTCGGCGCTGGTTCAGTGGGCAGCGAGCGCCGGCTACGCACTGACACCCCAGGACCCTTCAGGAGCCGCCGTGTTCTGGACGGATCCAGGAGGGGAGATCCGCTCCTACATTCGTTCGAGCTCCGACGGCTACACGATCACGACCGCAGAACGAGCGTCCGACGAGCAATTCGACCTGTTCGCTCCGTCGATGGAGACGATAGAGCGATACCTCGTGTCGAAGTTCGCGACCAGAGTCCGCTCACGGCGAGGGCTTCCACGACTGAAGATCCCGACGACGGTGGACTCCATCGCCCCCGGATACCGGGTCGGAGATGCCGACGCAGAGGGCTTCCGGACGCTGTCCGACGACGAGGGAGTTGTCGTGGCTACCGCCCTCGGCAACATGAGCGCGGTGACGAAGCTGGTGAAACTCTCTCACCTGGTGTCGCCTCCGCTGGCTGAGGTCCTCGCCGCCTTCGAGGATCCACGGGGTCGCCCTCTGTACACCGTGTGA
- a CDS encoding WXG100 family type VII secretion target, whose translation MGRSVEVVVSELQAAAERLRDAGQRMQDGLSGVDLETRQLLGSGWKGDAASAYGPAWDQWHTGAGQVIRGLQTMADLLNLAGKEYAKTDEQSGEALNATMRGGGGAPRGGGGGSSVPGAGGGTNSAPPAPVADLAQQMDLDRLSSAGQAAGSVPGQLSGVLAQATQMAGEVAGQVTSMVEGAAQSGQEPPEPPDRASEDRAR comes from the coding sequence GTGGGGCGTTCGGTCGAGGTGGTGGTGTCGGAATTGCAGGCGGCGGCGGAGCGCCTGCGCGATGCCGGTCAGCGGATGCAGGACGGACTGTCCGGGGTCGACCTCGAGACCCGGCAGCTGCTGGGCTCCGGCTGGAAGGGCGATGCGGCGTCGGCGTACGGACCGGCGTGGGATCAGTGGCACACCGGCGCGGGCCAGGTGATCCGCGGTCTGCAGACCATGGCCGACCTGCTGAACCTCGCCGGCAAGGAGTACGCCAAGACCGACGAGCAGTCCGGCGAGGCACTGAACGCGACGATGCGGGGCGGCGGCGGTGCACCGCGCGGCGGGGGCGGCGGCAGCAGCGTTCCGGGCGCGGGCGGGGGCACCAATTCCGCCCCGCCGGCTCCCGTGGCCGACCTCGCGCAGCAGATGGACCTCGACCGGCTGTCGTCGGCGGGCCAGGCGGCGGGCTCGGTGCCCGGACAGCTCAGCGGTGTCCTTGCGCAGGCCACCCAGATGGCCGGGGAGGTGGCGGGGCAGGTGACGTCGATGGTCGAGGGCGCGGCCCAGAGCGGCCAGGAACCGCCGGAGCCTCCGGACCGCGCGTCGGAAGACCGAGCTCGATGA
- a CDS encoding tetratricopeptide repeat protein, with protein MSDTGGASDGAALAADPLTMAWRTVSEHPRSPLAHYTYASLLRECGHNDQALAVVNESLRLDPGNPDALVLRGDLYRSTWGAAAAEAQYLEALRISPNHALATHNLAVSRLRWGTLTHAVRGLLTASRLEPALRPVAIDNIGLALTRVLRMATASRLEPALRPVAIDNIGLALTRVLRMATASVVFVAVALIVVMAAHDDALPTVLPRIAAGVLGVALAVPLVWVVRTVPGAVLSSVVRQRLLLAVRLAFVALTVVLGVVTAAVGANPVFDVAGTLLLFAVFGLTVLGWVTGS; from the coding sequence ATGTCGGACACCGGGGGAGCGAGCGACGGGGCGGCGCTGGCCGCTGATCCACTGACGATGGCGTGGCGGACGGTCAGCGAGCACCCGCGGTCGCCGTTGGCGCACTACACCTACGCGAGCCTGCTGCGCGAGTGCGGCCACAACGATCAGGCGCTCGCGGTGGTCAACGAATCGCTGCGGCTGGATCCGGGGAACCCCGACGCCCTGGTGCTGCGCGGCGACCTCTACCGGTCGACCTGGGGCGCGGCGGCCGCCGAGGCGCAGTACCTCGAGGCGCTGCGGATCTCGCCGAATCATGCTCTGGCAACGCACAATCTGGCGGTCAGCAGGTTGCGATGGGGGACGCTGACGCACGCGGTGCGCGGGCTGCTGACGGCGTCGCGTCTCGAACCCGCGTTGCGTCCGGTGGCGATCGACAACATCGGCCTGGCGCTGACCCGGGTGTTGCGGATGGCGACGGCGTCGCGTCTCGAACCCGCGTTGCGTCCGGTGGCGATCGACAACATCGGCCTGGCGCTGACCCGGGTGTTGCGGATGGCGACGGCGTCGGTGGTGTTCGTGGCGGTCGCGCTGATCGTGGTGATGGCGGCGCACGACGACGCGCTGCCGACGGTGCTCCCGCGGATCGCGGCCGGGGTGTTGGGGGTGGCGCTGGCGGTGCCGCTGGTGTGGGTGGTCCGCACGGTGCCCGGCGCGGTGCTGTCTTCGGTTGTGCGCCAGCGACTTCTACTCGCTGTGCGGCTCGCATTCGTGGCCCTGACGGTGGTGCTCGGGGTGGTGACGGCGGCGGTGGGAGCGAACCCGGTGTTTGATGTGGCGGGCACGCTGTTGCTGTTCGCGGTGTTCGGGCTGACGGTGCTCGGGTGGGTGACGGGTTCGTAG
- the ctaD gene encoding aa3-type cytochrome oxidase subunit I translates to MAIVEKPEALVPSRPFPARLGPKGNLIYKLITTTDHKLIGIMYCVACFVFFMVGGLMALFIRTELALPGLQFLSNEQYNQLFTMHGTAMLLFYATPIVFGFANLVLPLQIGAPDVAFPRLNALSFWLFLFGALIALAGFITPGGAADFGWTAYSPLTDAVHSPGVGGDLWIFGLGVGGLGTILGAVNMVTTVVCMRAPGMTMFRMPIFTWNILVTSILVLIIFPILTAALFGLAGDRHLGAHVYDPANGGAMLWQHLFWYFGHPEVYVIALPFFGIVSEIFPVFSRKPLFGYTTLIYATLGIAALSVAVWAHHMYATGAVLLPFFSFMTFLIAVPTGIKFFNWIGTMWKGQLTFETPMLFSVGFIVTFLLGGLSGVLLASPPLDMHVTDSYFVVAHFHYVLFGTIVFATYAGIYFWFPKMTGRLLDERLGKVHFWLTFIGFHTTFLVQHWLGDEGMPRRYADYLPTDGFTALNIVSTIGSFILGASMIPFVWNIFKSWRYGEPVTVDDPWGYGNSLEWATSCPPPRHNFTELPRIRSERPAFELHYPHMVSRMRAEAHVGRAHGPDDGDVTRLDAADVRT, encoded by the coding sequence GTGGCGATCGTCGAGAAGCCGGAGGCGCTGGTTCCGAGCAGGCCGTTCCCTGCCCGGCTGGGGCCCAAGGGCAACCTGATCTACAAGCTGATCACGACCACCGATCACAAGTTGATCGGGATCATGTACTGCGTCGCATGTTTCGTCTTCTTCATGGTCGGCGGGCTGATGGCGCTGTTCATCCGCACCGAGCTGGCCCTGCCGGGACTGCAGTTCCTGTCCAACGAGCAGTACAACCAGCTGTTCACCATGCACGGCACGGCGATGCTGCTGTTCTACGCGACGCCGATCGTGTTCGGGTTCGCGAACCTGGTGCTGCCGTTGCAGATCGGCGCCCCGGACGTGGCGTTCCCGCGGCTGAACGCGCTGTCGTTCTGGCTGTTCCTGTTCGGTGCGTTGATCGCGTTGGCCGGGTTCATCACCCCGGGCGGCGCGGCCGACTTCGGGTGGACGGCGTACTCGCCGCTGACCGATGCCGTGCACTCACCCGGCGTCGGCGGCGATCTGTGGATCTTCGGGCTCGGGGTGGGTGGTCTGGGCACCATCCTCGGTGCGGTCAACATGGTCACGACCGTGGTGTGCATGCGCGCGCCGGGCATGACGATGTTCCGGATGCCGATCTTCACCTGGAACATCCTGGTGACGTCGATCCTGGTGCTCATCATCTTCCCGATCCTCACGGCCGCGCTGTTCGGTCTGGCGGGCGACCGTCATCTCGGCGCGCACGTGTACGACCCGGCCAACGGCGGGGCCATGCTGTGGCAGCACCTGTTCTGGTACTTCGGGCATCCCGAGGTGTACGTCATCGCGCTGCCGTTCTTCGGCATCGTCAGCGAGATCTTCCCGGTGTTCTCGCGGAAGCCGCTGTTCGGTTACACGACGCTGATCTACGCGACGCTCGGCATCGCCGCGTTGTCGGTGGCGGTGTGGGCGCACCACATGTACGCCACCGGTGCGGTGCTGCTGCCGTTCTTCTCGTTCATGACGTTCCTGATCGCGGTCCCGACGGGCATCAAGTTCTTCAACTGGATCGGGACGATGTGGAAGGGGCAGTTGACCTTCGAGACCCCGATGCTGTTCTCGGTCGGGTTCATCGTGACGTTCCTGCTGGGCGGTCTGTCCGGGGTGCTGCTGGCCAGCCCGCCGTTGGACATGCACGTGACGGACTCGTATTTCGTGGTGGCGCATTTCCACTACGTGCTGTTCGGCACGATCGTGTTCGCGACCTACGCGGGCATCTACTTCTGGTTCCCGAAGATGACGGGCCGGCTGCTCGACGAGCGGCTGGGCAAGGTGCATTTCTGGTTGACGTTCATCGGGTTCCACACCACGTTCCTGGTGCAGCACTGGCTCGGTGACGAGGGCATGCCCCGTCGGTACGCCGACTATCTGCCGACCGACGGGTTCACCGCGCTGAACATCGTCTCGACGATCGGCTCGTTCATCCTCGGCGCCTCGATGATCCCGTTCGTCTGGAACATCTTCAAGAGCTGGCGCTACGGCGAGCCGGTGACCGTCGACGACCCGTGGGGTTACGGCAATTCGCTGGAGTGGGCGACGTCCTGCCCGCCGCCGCGGCACAACTTCACCGAGCTGCCCCGGATCCGTTCGGAGCGGCCCGCGTTCGAGCTGCACTACCCGCACATGGTGTCCCGGATGCGTGCCGAGGCGCACGTGGGACGTGCCCACGGTCCGGACGACGGAGACGTGACCCGGCTCGACGCGGCGGACGTCCGCACCTGA
- a CDS encoding SDR family NAD(P)-dependent oxidoreductase — protein MSDQKQLHRVTIGRVSGYADSLFDLTDRVVLVTGGSRGLGREMAFAAARCGADVVIASRKYDACVAAADEIAAETGRSAFPYAVHIGRWDELDGLVDAVYDRFGRVDVLVNNAGMSPLYDLLTDVSEKLFDAVMNLNLKGPFRLSALIGERMVAAGRGSIINVSTNGSLRPDPSFLPYAASKAGLNAMTEGLAKAFGPTVRVNTLMPGPFLTDISAAWNFPGDNPFRHFALQRAGQPPEIVGAALFLMSDASSFTTGSIVRADGGMP, from the coding sequence ATGTCGGACCAGAAGCAGTTGCACCGTGTCACCATAGGGCGCGTGTCCGGTTACGCCGATTCGCTGTTCGATCTGACCGACCGGGTGGTGCTCGTCACCGGTGGCAGCCGCGGTCTCGGGCGGGAGATGGCGTTCGCGGCGGCGCGGTGCGGCGCCGACGTCGTCATCGCCAGCCGCAAGTACGACGCGTGCGTGGCGGCCGCCGACGAGATCGCCGCCGAGACGGGTCGGTCCGCGTTCCCCTACGCGGTGCACATCGGCCGGTGGGACGAACTCGACGGTCTGGTCGACGCCGTCTACGACCGGTTCGGCCGGGTCGACGTGCTGGTCAACAACGCCGGCATGTCCCCGCTCTACGACTTGCTCACCGATGTCAGCGAGAAGTTGTTCGACGCGGTGATGAACCTGAACCTCAAGGGACCCTTCCGGTTGTCGGCCCTGATCGGGGAGCGCATGGTCGCCGCGGGCCGCGGCTCGATCATCAACGTCAGCACGAACGGCTCGCTGCGGCCCGACCCGTCGTTCCTGCCCTACGCGGCGTCCAAGGCCGGGCTGAACGCGATGACCGAGGGACTCGCGAAGGCCTTCGGTCCCACGGTGCGGGTGAACACACTGATGCCGGGCCCGTTCCTCACCGACATCAGTGCCGCGTGGAACTTCCCCGGGGACAACCCCTTCCGGCACTTCGCGCTGCAGCGGGCGGGCCAGCCCCCCGAGATCGTCGGCGCCGCCCTGTTCCTGATGTCGGATGCGTCGAGCTTCACCACCGGATCGATCGTGCGCGCCGACGGCGGGATGCCCTGA
- a CDS encoding glycohydrolase toxin TNT-related protein (This protein contains a domain related to Tuberculosis Necrotizing Toxin, which is the C-terminal effector domain of outer membrane channel protein CpnT, and which has a lethal NAD+-glycohydrolase activity.), with protein MRIEVDPEALIAAGRQTGALGGQLARLSDALGAALGGGISSGMDPAGLNFGMNYGHQAGEFTSAVADAANAFTSVGMLLEASGVNYRNADAASTIGGPGPSGGLSGDPGKALPAHVPPGPNGVTVPPPSTWYLIQPLLQALPGLGPVAGIALTWPSGNAAMMGVTATQWRNFATGFALIEPQLTGIKAAVNAQQIPERAAMTTALESLGTAISALADVSSSVAQSISDFASGVQEAQDAIRRLLDRLSLDGLWDTVTGFLTGEGDDILREVARDVGTVLHNFQQQVKGIVGLLDELTVLIGDAATAFQKWIRPILVEHFGDRAGNALANAVTLSTDVQVGAVTGLIGTVSGVVAMADPDTWKGMAEMALAVAKDPSTLPGVLENMGKEFVAWDTWSGDHPGRAAGEAAFNIGSLFVPGGALSKTGSVAKGLNLSRRVLEEGRLPGVRELGSWTRDAPSPIATPHVPEYRPPGGIPGGSTSPGGAASNTGPPGGGSPRTGEPSVSSSRPPGPGAEGGSGPRAPVESARSGGAPSPAASPHGVTLPSEATPADHNGHSPVHSQESSGEGWHRIDDKPGDPNHGQPLDHSWESGDYPTPNDVNRETLALVENPLEPYGHDEFGHPLTREQYDERYNLIGPEGEQWQNYPPNDGAVPGSRVVYDSGEAFLRDYGADLDRIGGTDGRYLGVVPDGVAPSFEARGLPVSSLELEYNAFTFAELPEGWKVEVSQIAPAFGRDGGALQVLVYDDRGITMSVDELIDNGVLQ; from the coding sequence GTGCGCATCGAGGTTGATCCGGAGGCGCTGATCGCCGCGGGTCGTCAGACCGGGGCGCTGGGCGGCCAGCTGGCGCGGCTGTCGGATGCGTTGGGCGCCGCGCTGGGCGGCGGCATCTCGTCGGGGATGGATCCGGCCGGGCTGAACTTCGGCATGAACTACGGGCATCAGGCCGGCGAGTTCACCTCCGCGGTCGCCGATGCCGCCAACGCCTTCACGTCGGTGGGAATGCTGTTGGAGGCGAGCGGTGTCAACTACCGCAACGCCGACGCCGCCTCCACGATCGGCGGTCCCGGCCCGTCGGGCGGCCTCAGCGGTGACCCGGGTAAGGCCTTGCCCGCACACGTGCCCCCCGGACCCAACGGCGTCACCGTGCCCCCGCCCTCGACGTGGTACCTGATCCAACCGCTGCTGCAGGCGCTACCGGGGCTCGGTCCGGTCGCGGGGATCGCGCTGACGTGGCCGTCGGGCAACGCGGCGATGATGGGCGTGACCGCGACGCAATGGCGCAACTTCGCCACCGGATTCGCGTTGATCGAGCCGCAGCTGACCGGAATCAAGGCCGCGGTCAACGCCCAGCAGATCCCGGAGCGGGCGGCGATGACGACCGCCCTGGAGAGCCTCGGCACGGCGATCTCCGCGCTGGCCGACGTGAGTTCGTCGGTGGCGCAATCGATCTCGGACTTCGCGTCCGGCGTCCAAGAGGCCCAGGATGCGATCCGGCGACTCCTGGACCGGCTGTCGCTGGACGGGCTGTGGGACACGGTGACCGGCTTCCTCACCGGCGAGGGCGACGACATCCTGCGTGAGGTCGCCCGTGACGTCGGCACGGTGCTGCACAACTTCCAGCAGCAGGTCAAAGGCATCGTCGGGCTGCTCGACGAACTGACCGTGTTGATCGGTGACGCGGCGACGGCGTTCCAGAAGTGGATCCGCCCCATCCTGGTGGAGCACTTCGGCGACCGGGCGGGCAACGCGCTGGCCAACGCGGTCACGTTGTCCACCGACGTGCAGGTGGGCGCGGTCACCGGTCTGATCGGCACCGTGTCCGGAGTGGTCGCGATGGCCGACCCGGACACGTGGAAGGGCATGGCCGAGATGGCCCTGGCGGTCGCCAAGGACCCGTCGACCCTGCCCGGAGTGCTGGAGAACATGGGCAAGGAGTTCGTGGCGTGGGACACGTGGTCCGGTGACCACCCCGGCCGCGCCGCCGGGGAGGCAGCATTCAACATCGGATCGCTGTTCGTCCCCGGCGGCGCGCTGTCGAAGACGGGCAGCGTCGCGAAGGGCCTGAATCTGAGCCGACGAGTGCTCGAGGAGGGTCGACTCCCCGGTGTTCGCGAGCTCGGCAGTTGGACACGGGATGCACCGAGTCCGATTGCCACGCCGCATGTTCCGGAGTATCGGCCACCCGGAGGGATTCCGGGCGGCTCGACGTCACCGGGTGGTGCCGCTTCGAACACGGGCCCTCCCGGTGGCGGGTCCCCCCGGACCGGCGAACCGTCGGTTTCGAGCAGCCGCCCGCCGGGTCCCGGCGCCGAGGGCGGCTCCGGCCCCAGGGCCCCGGTGGAGTCGGCACGCAGCGGGGGTGCGCCGTCACCGGCAGCCTCACCGCACGGGGTGACGCTGCCGAGCGAAGCGACTCCCGCCGACCACAACGGACACTCGCCAGTGCATTCCCAGGAGTCGTCCGGCGAGGGATGGCACCGCATCGACGACAAGCCCGGTGACCCGAATCACGGTCAACCCCTTGACCACTCTTGGGAGTCGGGTGACTACCCCACACCCAATGACGTCAATCGGGAGACGCTGGCGCTCGTGGAGAACCCGCTCGAGCCCTACGGGCACGACGAATTCGGGCATCCGCTCACCAGGGAACAGTATGACGAGCGGTACAACCTGATCGGCCCGGAAGGCGAACAGTGGCAGAACTATCCGCCGAACGACGGCGCAGTGCCCGGTAGTCGAGTGGTGTACGACTCTGGCGAGGCCTTCCTTCGGGACTACGGAGCAGACCTTGACCGGATCGGTGGTACGGACGGAAGATACCTCGGCGTTGTGCCGGACGGTGTTGCACCTTCATTCGAAGCTCGCGGACTCCCCGTGTCTTCGCTCGAACTCGAGTACAACGCGTTCACGTTCGCTGAACTGCCGGAAGGGTGGAAGGTCGAGGTATCGCAGATCGCACCGGCATTCGGCAGAGACGGCGGAGCGCTGCAGGTGTTGGTCTACGACGACAGGGGAATCACGATGTCTGTGGATGAATTGATCGACAACGGAGTCCTGCAGTGA
- a CDS encoding cupin domain-containing protein yields MDVRRVVTGHDASGKSVFVSDETVAPRTPVLLPGAEFTMLWGGDETPHFPDDGSMPNWHTYFPPIGGFRFSMFTLPPGTATARTDDLTTEEAIADGEAKLPGLLGYMELDDPGMHTTDTVDFEVVLEGSVILELDDGAEVTLHPGDTVVQNGTRHRWRNPGDVPARLALFVCGAEHDNVTRPG; encoded by the coding sequence ATGGATGTCCGCCGAGTCGTCACAGGCCACGACGCGTCCGGCAAGTCGGTGTTCGTCAGCGACGAGACGGTCGCGCCGCGGACACCGGTGCTGCTGCCCGGAGCCGAATTCACCATGCTGTGGGGCGGCGACGAGACGCCGCACTTCCCCGACGACGGGTCGATGCCGAACTGGCACACCTACTTTCCGCCGATCGGCGGGTTCCGGTTCTCGATGTTCACGCTGCCGCCCGGCACCGCGACGGCCAGGACGGACGACCTCACCACCGAGGAGGCGATCGCCGACGGGGAGGCGAAGCTGCCCGGGCTGCTGGGCTACATGGAACTCGACGATCCCGGCATGCACACCACCGACACCGTCGACTTCGAGGTGGTGCTCGAGGGCAGCGTCATCCTCGAACTCGACGACGGCGCCGAGGTGACGCTGCATCCCGGGGACACGGTGGTGCAGAACGGCACGCGGCACCGGTGGCGCAACCCCGGTGACGTCCCGGCTCGGCTCGCGCTGTTCGTGTGCGGAGCCGAGCACGACAACGTCACCCGTCCCGGCTGA